A single Epinephelus lanceolatus isolate andai-2023 chromosome 22, ASM4190304v1, whole genome shotgun sequence DNA region contains:
- the LOC117245917 gene encoding protein phosphatase methylesterase 1-like: MWEENFDTEHEVGGKQDYSPVSWREYFDQMEDVHVGPADSRDIFRIYKAGHDGPLLVLLHGGGHSALSWAVFTTAIASRVTCRVLAMDLRGHGDTVVRQSDDFSTQTMSSDVANVIGACYGETPPPIVLIGHGVGGAIAVHTASNMLLPTTVGLVAIDVVEGSAMEALHSIQNFLKGRPKSFKSMDHAIEWSVKSGQIRNLESARVSVVGQIKRCEVEETDTLEQASPVTNVVVECNEEFYDQSYVNDKENAASESVYMWRIDLSKSEKYWDGWFRGTSNLFLACNLPKLLLLAGIDRLDRDLTIGQMQGKFMMQVLPPCGHAVEEDQPDRVAEAVASFLLRHKFAEARS, encoded by the exons ATGTGGGAGGAGAACTTCGATACAGAGCA TGAGGTTGGCGGTAAGCAGGACTACTCACCGGTTTCCTGGCGGGAGTATTTTGATCAGATGGAGGATGTGCATGTGGGACCGGCCGACAGCAGAGACATATTCAGGATTTATAAAGCAGGACATGATGGACCACTGCTGGTTCTGCTTCATGGAGGAGGACACTCAGCCCTGTCCTGGGCCGTCTTCACT ACAGCCATCGCCAGCAGGGTGACCTGCAGGGTACTTGCTATGGACCTCAGGGGTCACG GTGACACTGTGGTCCGCCAATCAGACGACTTCTCGACTCAAACCATGTCCAG TGATGTAGCCAATGTGATTGGAGCCTGCTACGGTGAGACTCCTCCCCCCATTGTCCTTATTGGTCATGGCGTTGGTGGGGCGATCGCAGTGCATACAGCCAGCAACATGCTGCTACCAACCACTGTTGGCCTGGTGGCTATTGACGTCGTAGAAG GCAGTGCAATGGAAGCACTCCACAGCATACAGAATTTCTTGAAGGGAAGACCCAAGTCTTTCAAGTCCATGGACCATGCTATAGAGTGGAG TGTCAAGAGTGGGCAAATAAGAAACCTGGAATCTGCTAGAGTCTCAGTGGTCGGTCAGATCAAAAG ATGTGAAGTGGAGGAGACTGACACTTTGGAGCAGGCCAGCCCGGTGACCAACGTTGTCGTCGAGTGTAATGAAGAGTTCTACGATCAGAGCTACGTCAATGACAAAGaaaatgctgcctcagag AGTGTGTACATGTGGCGCATAGACCTGTCGAAGTCAGAAAAGTATTGGGACGGCTGGTTTAGAGGAACCTCCAACCTCTTCCTGGCTTGCAATCTACCCAAACTCCTGCTACTGGCTG GAATCGACCGGCTGGACAGAGACCTGACTATCGGCCAGATGCAAG GTAAATTCATGATGCAGGTGCTGCCCCCCTGTGGACACGCAGTGGAAGAAGACCAACCAGACAGA gTGGCTGAGGCTGTGGCCTCCTTCCtgttgagacacaagtttgctGAAGCCAGAAGTTAA